A genomic segment from Senegalia massiliensis encodes:
- a CDS encoding calcium/sodium antiporter: MIISIILFILGLILIVKGGDYFIESSVEIAKISKLPKILIGATIVSVATTTPEAIVSITASFKNHTQMSVGNSIGSIICNTGLILGITSIISPTKVKGNLTKLKSLMLIVFFIIFLKLSFDRTINYSDAWILLILLIIYILFDLLVIMYKKNKAMKEYETIYSKKNYIKIILLFIIGIVGIFIGSNLLINNGIVIATFIGIPEAVISLTLIALGTSLPELTTALTALKKGHSSLSIGNIIGANILNISLVLGTSGFLNDLDISIQNIYLDFVIAFILILILTLTCIFRGKVNRLVGFSLFLIYILYLFILYYIYF, translated from the coding sequence ATGATTATATCTATAATTCTATTTATCTTAGGTTTGATTTTAATTGTAAAAGGTGGTGATTATTTCATTGAATCCTCTGTTGAAATAGCTAAAATTTCTAAATTACCAAAGATATTAATAGGAGCTACAATTGTAAGTGTTGCTACAACTACTCCAGAAGCTATTGTGTCCATAACTGCTTCTTTTAAAAATCATACCCAAATGAGTGTAGGCAATTCAATAGGATCTATAATTTGTAATACAGGTTTAATCCTAGGAATTACTTCTATTATAAGTCCTACTAAAGTTAAAGGTAATCTCACAAAATTAAAATCATTAATGTTAATAGTATTTTTCATTATATTTTTAAAATTATCTTTTGATAGAACTATTAACTATAGTGATGCTTGGATACTACTAATACTTTTAATTATATACATATTATTTGACTTACTAGTTATTATGTACAAAAAAAATAAAGCTATGAAGGAATATGAAACTATTTATTCTAAAAAAAATTATATCAAAATCATTCTATTATTTATTATAGGTATTGTAGGTATTTTTATAGGTTCTAACCTACTTATAAATAATGGTATTGTCATAGCGACATTTATAGGCATTCCTGAAGCAGTTATAAGTTTAACATTAATAGCATTAGGAACTTCATTACCTGAATTAACTACTGCATTAACTGCATTAAAAAAAGGTCATTCATCATTATCTATAGGTAATATAATAGGTGCAAATATCTTAAATATATCTTTAGTTCTAGGTACTTCTGGTTTTTTAAATGATCTTGACATATCTATACAGAATATCTACTTGGATTTTGTTATAGCATTTATATTAATATTAATACTAACACTTACATGTATATTTAGAGGTAAAGTCAATAGATTAGTAGGGTTTTCACTCTTTCTCATTTACATACTATATTTATTTATTTT
- a CDS encoding uracil-DNA glycosylase, whose translation MDKQTNMNRFNKTIEKKFNEKRLVLGNGSVDSKIILIGEAPGKNEVEQRKPFVGAAGKYLNEFLEILKLDRKDIYITNVVKYRPTKKSKKTGRDINRTPIKEEINNFTDYLFEEISIIEPDLIVTLGNVPFKTILENNSVTIGNYHGKKTNKTIMGKEYIVYPLYHPAAVIYNRSIKDDYINDLKNLKNILDKHIYI comes from the coding sequence ATGGATAAACAAACAAATATGAATCGATTTAATAAAACTATAGAAAAGAAGTTTAATGAAAAAAGGTTAGTATTAGGAAATGGAAGTGTAGATAGCAAAATAATACTTATAGGTGAAGCCCCTGGCAAAAATGAAGTTGAACAGAGAAAGCCTTTTGTAGGTGCTGCAGGTAAATATTTAAATGAGTTTTTGGAGATATTGAAATTAGACAGAAAAGATATTTATATAACAAATGTAGTAAAGTATAGACCAACAAAAAAGAGTAAAAAAACAGGAAGGGATATAAATAGAACACCTATTAAAGAAGAAATAAATAATTTCACTGATTACCTATTCGAAGAAATATCAATAATAGAACCTGATCTAATTGTAACTTTGGGAAATGTACCTTTTAAGACAATATTAGAAAATAATAGTGTTACAATAGGTAATTATCATGGTAAGAAAACAAATAAGACTATAATGGGAAAAGAATATATTGTCTATCCTTTGTATCATCCAGCAGCAGTAATTTATAATAGGTCTATAAAAGATGATTATATAAATGACTTAAAAAATCTCAAAAATATCCTTGACAAGCATATATATATTTGA